From Acidianus brierleyi:
TATAGTGATGAATTAATACCTAAGTTTGCTAGACTCACTGAAGCAGTACATAATAACGATTCTAGAATTTTTGTGCAACTTGTCCACGCAGGAAGAAAAACTAGGAAATTATTAATATGGGGAAACTCTCCAATAGCTCCCTCTAATGTACCATTAATTGATCCGGTAAGAGAAATGAACGAGGATGATATAAATAGGGTAATAGACGATTTCGTAAAGGCTTCAGAAAGGGCAGAAAAAAGTGGTTTTGATGGTATTGAATTACATGGAGCGCACGGTTATTTGATAGCTCAATTTCTATCTCCTGCTACAAATAAAAGAGAAGATAAATATAAGGACGGAGTTTTATTTCTTGAGGAAATTCTAAAGGAGGTTAGAAGAGTAGTCTCCATACCAGTAGGAATGAGAATATCAGTTACAGAGTTTGATCCCAATGGATTAAATCCTGAATTAGTAGCTAAAATTGTGAAAAGAGTCGAACCACTTTTAGATTATGTTCACTTATCAGCTGGAAGAGATGGTCCTTTAGGCGGTTCCTCATCATTTTATTACAAAAAACCTAGCTACATCGATGAAGCGAGAATCGTAAGGAAAGAAGTCAGAATTCCACTATTTTTAGTAGGATCAGTAACAAGTGTAGAAGATGCTGAAAAAGTACTAGAAGTTGCAGATGTGGTTGTCTTAGCTAGACAAATTCTTGCTGATCCAGATTGGCCTATTAAAATAGGTAATAATCGACCTATAAGGCCGTGCATAAGATGCAATCAATTATGCAGATTACTATCAGTGAGAGAAGTTAGATGTGACGTTAATCCGGAATTAGGATGGGAGATCTTACCTCCTATGGAAAAAGGAGAAGGTGAAGTAAAAGTAGTTGGTGGAGGATTAATGGGAATGGAAATAGCTAGGGTGTTAAGTCTGAGGGGATTTGAAGTTACGCTCTATGAAAAAAACGATAGATTAGGAGGTCAGATAAACGAGATTAAAGATCCTTATAAGAAAAATGAGTTCTCCAAGTTAGTCGAGTATTATGAAAAAGAATTAATGAGATTGGGAGTAAAAATTATGTTAAATAGTGAGTCAAAAGATGGAATAATTGCCATACCAAAGGAGAGGCAGCCCATATTTAGAAATTACGAAAAAAAGAAAATTTTGGTAAATTCTAACTTATATGCATATCAGGATTATGTATTTGAATGGATAAAGAATAACGAAGTCTACGTTACACAAAATGTATTTAAGGGATTAGACAGGAATAGAGGATATCTTCTCGAAGAAAAATATAGGGAATTAGGGGTAAAAATTGTAAAAGAACCGATAAAAGCTGATATAGTAATTGACGATATTAGAGTGTCACAACCCTCAATAGGAGCATCTATTGCAAGAGGATATTGGATAGCTAGAAATTTCTCCAATGTTTAGCATGACTAGTAAAATTATACCTATATAATCTAAATTTTTGTAATTTAGTATATTATGAAGTTAAATCGCTTAGAAAATAATATTAATAATTTCAGAAAAATTCCTAGCTGATTCTTACATAAATATAGTGAGTTTCATATAATTCTTTAGTCGTCTTCCTCACATTGAAGTATCAAAGACAGTATCTTTCATACGACATAATTTAGTGGAACACCAGCGAAAGAATGTTAGAAATAATAAACTCTTACCTACTGTCTAAGGAGAAAGATGGGAATTTCATCTTTATTTAATATTATAACGTCTTTAGGATAAGACTTATGACTTCTGCTCTTTTTTATCTCTATTTTATAATTGTTTGTTATGATATCAATTTATACGGAATTCTTATAGTAGAATACCTTTCCTATTTTTCTCCTTAAATGCTCTTGAACGATATTTTCTAAAATTGCCGATTCATCAAATTCCTTATTAACCCATCAAGAAATTGCCCTAAGTATGAAAGAGTCTCTGAAAAATATTTTTTCTCCTTTCTTTTTATCTTAACAAGGGGCGTTCAGTAATAAATATTTCGGTTGAACTTCAAGCATAATGTCAACTAAGATTGCCACGTGTACCTTTCAATCCACGTGGCGATTTGGGGAGGATCACTTAGGCTCATAAGGCTTATTATTATACCAAACACTCCAAACTATTCTAGCCAATTTCCTGGCTAAAGCAGTGTACAACTTCTTTCCCTTCAACTTTTCCTTATGGTTCTCGTAAAATTCTAGTAATGTAGGATTACGAGAGTAATTCATCTCAGCGAGGAGAACAAGCTGCGCAAGTACTTATTACCCTTCTTCGATATTCCCTTACTTACAGTAGCTTTACCGCTCCTCTCATTGGGTCTAAACCGCAGATACGAAGGACTCAGGGTTAGGAAAGCGTTTAATGTCTCCAACAATGCCTATTATTATCCCCGAAGAAAGTTTTCCTATTCCCGGTATAGTTAATAGAACGTGATTTTCAGACTGTGATTGTATCATTTTCTCTACTTCTTTTATTTTCTCGCTTGTTTCCAGTAGTGCTTTAGATAATACTTCGATTTCTTCAAGTACGATCTTTGTTCCAAGTTGTATAATTGTATTTTGAAGTTTCCTTTAGAGAATTCTTCAAGCATTTCCTTGCTTATTTTTTCCTCGTCACTGACTAGGAATAGTGCTCTTTTTACCCTGTTCTTGTACTTTACTTTCAACTTTTAGGAAGACGTATAGTGTTACTAGTTCTTTCAATGAGTTGTAGTTGTACTCCTTTGCCTTGTTTGCCATGTTTATTAGTTTTTGTGCGTCGTAAAAATCTGTTTTCTTTCCTCTCAAGTCCTTCTCCTTCCATAGTATATTTGGGCTTACTTGTAGTATCTTGATCCCTTTTTCCTTGAAGTATTGACATGGTTTTATTGAGTATGCTCCTGTCGGTTCGACCACTATTGTGTTTAGTTTCACTTTTAGTATTTCTTCATAACCCTTCTTGTTGTTCTCGTAGACCCTCCCCTCACTCGTTACTAGATGATCTTTTGATATGTCTATTCCTAGGATCCCTACCTCTTTATCACACCTATATCCGTGCATATTATCACAATGTTCAGTCCGATGGTAGGGGTTTGTCACGCCCCCGTTCGAAGACTTTGCTTCAGTCAAAGGGTCGACCATGTTTCCCAGTTGGAGAGTATTACTCTCCCCAACTAATTAATCTATATAGGTTCAAAGGGGGCGGAAGACTCCATCCGTAAGGAGATGGATAGGCTCCACATGCTTTGCCTCTAACATGGCTAGGCGATAGCTTGAAGAGCCGAAGGAGTTCACTATCTCATTTCCTGACTTTAAGTAGGCAACGTCAATTAGAAATATATCAGTCAAAAATTCAATATATTCAGAGACTGTATTATGAGAAATACCCAAATCTGAGGCTATAGAATTAAATGAAATAGATGAAGGTATTTTATCTAATAAAGAATGCTTATCTTTATCCTCCCAATTACTGTAAAACCACCATGGATTTATGTTATTAAATGTTTCCATAGTTGATACTCTATTTACCAAATATTTATAAACTATTGTCAGTTGAATGACAACATTGTAATGTAATAAAAACTGAATATCTACAGAAATAATTATATATTGAGTTTAGATCAAGGAATACAGTTATTGACTCCTTATTTAATGTATTTCTAGCTTTATGATAAAACTCTCATTCTATAAATATCGTTTTATTTTAAATCAATTTAACTATAACCTAGTTTAAATATTATAAAGAAAAAATTAATAAAATTAATTTCAACGTTGCGTCATGACTTAAACTTTTAAGATGCTACCTTCCTCTTAACTCTTAGCTTTATATTATCTGTAATATTTTAAACTCAGAAGTCAATTATAATAATTAAATAAGGAAACTCTCAGTAGAATGTATTAAAATTATTTAAGGAGTTTTGAGATCTTTATTTATGGAAATTATTACACCAATCTTAACTCCTTTTAAAAATAATGGAGATATCGATAAAGAAGCATTAAAAACGCATGTAAATAATTTAATTACAAAAGGTATAGATTTGATTTTCCTTAATGGATCCACTGGTTTAGGTCCTGCTCTTTCTAAAGATGAAAAATTATCTACATTAAAAACTATCTATGATATAACTGGAAAGATAATCTTCCAAGTAGGTGGCCTTAATATCAACGATGTAATAGAGTTACTTAAAGCATCAAAAGAATTTGATATAGTAGGTGTAGCGTCCTATTCTCCCTTCTATTTTCCTAGAATTCCTGAAAAAATGTTAATAAAATATTTTAAAACTATAGAAGAATATTCTCCACACCCTATTTACATTTATAATTATCCCTTAGCTACGGGTTATGATATTTCAGCAAAGACTCTAGAGAAATTTATGGACTCAAAGTTTGTAGGAATAAAAGACACCAACCAGGATTTATCTCACTCTCTTGAATATAAATCATTGAAAAACTTCAAAGTATATAATGGTTCTGATTCCTTAATATATTATTCACTTCTTTCTCTTGACGGTAGTGTAACTGCGGCTAGTAATTATTTGCCTGAAATAGTAGTAAAAATGAAGAACCTAATACAAAATGGAAAATTAAATGAAGCCTTAGAACTTCAGAAACTTATAATTTCTATTTTAGAAATATCAAGAAAATATGGTCAATTATCATCTAATTATATTCTTGTAAGAGAATTTCAAGGATATAATGTAGGAATACCTAGAGGTCCCATATTTCCGTTAGAAGATGAAGACGTAAAGGCTTTAATTCAAGAAATAAATCCTCTAAAAGACAAAATAAGGAAATTTTCTTCATAAAGATGATAACAAATGGCTAAAATGATCACTCTTTGCGAAATTTTGATAGAATTTAATGCTTTAACTTCTGGTCCACTAAGACACGTAACATATTTTGAAAAACACATAGCAGGTAGCGAAGCAAACTACTGTGTAGCATTTACGAAACAGGGTAATGAATGCGGAATAATAGCTAGACTAGGAGAAGACGAATTCGGATATAATGCTATGGAATGGTTAAGAGGAAAGGGAGTAGACGTTTCTCATATAAAATTCGATCCAGCACCTACTGGCATATTTTTTATTCAGCGACATTACCCTGTTCCGCATAAAAGTAACTTTATCTATTATAGAAAAGGTAGCGCAGGAAGTAAACTTTCTCCTGAAGATGTTGATGAGAATTATATTAGGTCAGCGGATCTTGTCCATTCTTCTGGAATAACTTTAGCTATATCCGATTCTGCTAAAAATGCAGTGATTAAAGCATTTAACAACGCCAAAGTGAGATCTCTCGATACAAATATAAGGTTAAAACTATGGTCAGCTGAACAAGCCAGGGAAATAATAATGGGTGTTCTGAAAGAGTATCCACTAAAATTTCTAATTACTGATATTGAAGATTCTAGAATTCTAGTTAGGGAATCTGATCCAGACGCTGCAGTTTCAAAACTTTCTAACTATGCAGAAATAGTAATAATGAAATTAGGCCCTAAAGGATCTACGGTATATTACGAAGGTAAAAAATATCATTCACCAGGCTATCAAGTTCCAGTTGAGGACGTGACTGGAGCAGGAGATGCATTAGGCGGAACTTTTCTTTCACTATATTATAAAGGCTTTAGTATAGAAAAAGCCCTTGATTATGCTGTGGTAGCATCTACGCTTTCTGTAATGGTAAGAGGAGATCACGAAAACATACCTTCGACTAGTGATATTGAATCATTCTTAGAAGAAATGAAAAGATAAAAAATCGTGAAAGTTTTAGTATTTAATATGGTAAGTTTAAATGAACTTTCAGAAGAGTTCAAAAGTATATACGTAATAGACAATGATGGAATTCCTTTATTTAAAACATATTTATTAGGAGAATGGGTCGATGCAAAAGACGTTCAGTACTTAAAATCTCCAATTGATCTTTCTGTCTATGCTAAGGTTCCAAAATTAAATCATGAAATGATTGATTCTACGCTAAGTGTTATGTATAAGGTTGGCAAATGGGAAATAAGGGACATACCAGGAGAAAAGAGATTGAAAATATATCATAAAATAGCAGATCTATTAGATAAATATAGAGACGACTTCATAAACGTCCTAATGATTGGAAATGGGAAAACTAAAGCTCAAGCTAACGGTGAAATCAATGCATCAATAGAAAGGTTAATAAGAGCAGATCTTGATGTGAGAAAACTATACGGTGAGTACGTTCCTGGAGACTGGAGCACCGAAAGTTTAGAATCAGAAGCTATAGTGAGGAGGGAGCCGCTAGGAATAGTGCTAGGTATAACTCCTTTTAATTATCCCCTCTTTGACGTAATTAATAAATTTGTATACTCTACAGTAGCAGGTAATGCATTTATTTTAAAACCAGCTAGTTCTACACCATTACCAGCAATAATGCTTGCTAAATTAGCGGAAATAGCAGAATTTCCCAAAAGAGCGTTATCAATAATAACAATACAAGGTAACGAGATGGATAAAATAATTTCAGATAAGAGAATTAATGTAATAACGTTTACTGGTAGTAGTGAATCTGGAGAACAAGTAATTAAATCTGGTGGATTAAAACAATACATAATGGAACTGGGTGGTGGTGACCCTGCTATAGTGTTGGGAGATGCGGATCCTAAGATAGCTGCTCAAAGAATAGCTTCTGGAATAACAAGTTATTCTGGACAAAGATGTGACTCTATAAAATTTATTTTCGCTGAGGCATCGATCTATGAGCAATTAAAAAATTATCTCATTGAAGAATTGAAGAAGATTAAAGTAGGAGATCCAAGAGAATCCAATACTGCTATGGGACCAATAATAGATCCAAATACTGTTCAAGAATTCGAATATGCAGTAAAGGACGCAGTAAATAAAGGTGCTACTATTCTTTATGGAGGTAACATTTTAGGTCCTACTTACATTGAACCAACTTTGCTAGAAGTAGATAAGAAAGTACTCAAAGAATTATATTTATTTAGAAAGGAAGTGTTTTTATCTATAGCTACGCTAACTAAAGTAGACAATATAGACGAGGCAATAGAACTGAATACTGAGAGAAGATATGGTCTAGATGCAGCAATATTTGGTAACGATATTTTTAAGATTAGGAAGGCACTAAGGAGACTAGAAGTTGGGGCAATATACATTAATGATTATCCAAAGCACGGAATAGGATATTTTCCCTTCGGAGGAAGAAAAGATTCAGGAACTGGTAGAGAAGGTATAGGGTACACAATAGAATACGTAACTTCTTATAAAACTTTAGTATATAACTATAAAGGAAAAGGTATTTGGGAATATATCTAGATAATCTTTTTTCTTACGTTATTAGTCTATGATTATATGGATATACAAAGATTATTAGAAGATAATGATAAAGTATACAAGTATATAGGAATTAAGCTTTTAGAACAAAAAGAAGGATACGTAAAACTTCAAATACCTTATAAAGAGGAACTTTGTAGAAGAGGAGGAGTATTAAACGGAGGAATAATAATGACGGCTATGGATTTTGCAGGCGGATTAGCTACTCTAACGGTTAATGATGGAATTGACCAAGTGACGCAGGAATTAAAAACGAATTTTTTAGAACCCATGTATAAGGGACCATTTACAGTAGAGGCTAATATAATAAGAAAAGGAAGAACTGCAGTAGTTGTAGAGATAAAATTTAAGGATAATGAAGGAAAAATAGGAGCAATAGGATTAGGAACTTGGTACATAATTAGAGACAGATTAATAACTACAAAATAAAGCTAAAACTATTTAATTCAAATAATAAAAATTTTTAACCTTTATACGCATGATAGTAATCTATGTCGAACATGAACCCAAATTACCCCGGCATTGATAAGTCAAGATCATGGTACTCACCATTAACTCCTCTCCTTTTTTTAGATAGAACATCCTATTTTAAGAATAAGACCGCTATAGTGTATAGAGACAAGAGATATACTTATGAGAAGTTCAAAGAGAATGTATTAATGCAAGCCAATGCATTTAAAGCTGAAGGACTTTCTAACGAAGATAAAGTAGCATTCATATCTAGAAATAGACCTCAATTCTTAGAATCTTTCTTTAGTGTTCCATTAGCTGGCGGAATTTTGGTACCAATAAATTTCAGATTGTCACCTAAAGAAATTTCTTACATTGTGAATCATTCAGAGTCTAATTTTCTCATAGTTGATGAACTATTCCTAGATCAACTAGTGAGCGTCAAAGACGAAATTAAAGCCAAAATTATACTTCTTGAGGATGAATTATCTCCGTCAACTGAGAATGCAAGAAAAATAGTATGGAAAACTTTTTCCGAGTTTATTAAATCTGGAACAACTCAACCAATTCAAATACAAGTTAAGGACGAATATTCAATGATAACCTTGTATTATACATCAGGGACAACTGGTTTACCAAAAGGCGTAATGCATCATCATAGAGGAGCTTATTTAAATGCGTTAACTGAAGCACTTGAACATCAGATGGGAATAAATTCAACTTATCTATGGACATTGCCAATGTTTCATGCTGCAGGTTGGGGATTTCCATGGGCTACTGTAGCTGTAGGTGCTACAAACGTTTGTCTAGATAAAGTAGATCCAGAAGTAATGTATAGATTAATAAAGGAAGAAAAGGTTACTCACATGTGCGGTGCTCCTACTGTTTATATAACATTAATAGACTATATGAAAAGAAATAAGCTAAGATTTGATAATATGGTTCACATGATAGTAGCTGGAGCCGCCCCTGCACCAGCTACATTAAGGGCAGTACAAGAACTAGGAGGATATATGGCCCACGTTTATGGACTTACAGAAACTTACGGTCCACATTCAATATGTGAATGGTTAGAAGAATGGAATAATCTCTCAATTGAGGAACAAGCTAAACTAAAGGCTAGACAAGGAATACCTTATGTAGGTTTTGAGATGAATGTATTTGATGAGAACGGAAATCCAGTACCTTGGGACGGGAAAACTATTGGTGAAGTAGTAATGAGAGGAAATAATGTTGCCTTAGGATATTATAAGAACGAAGAGAAAACAGCCGAATCCTTCAGAGACGGATGGTTCCATTCTGGCGATGCAGCTATAGTAGATCCTGATGGTTATATTCAAATAGTAGATAGATTTAAAGATTTAATAAATACTGGCGGAGAAAAAGTTTCGAGTATATTAGTAGAGAAGACTCTAATGGAAATCCCTGGCGTTAAGGCCGTAGCTGTATATGGGACTCCAGATCCAAAGTGGGGAGAGGCTGTTACAGCAAGAATAGAATTAAAAGAAGGAGTTAGTTTAACTGCTGATGAAGTTATAAAATTCTGTAAAGAAAGGCTTGCTCATTTCGAATGCCCTAAGATTGTAGAATTCGGATCTATTCCAATGACAGCTACTGGTAAAGTTCAAAAATATGTTCTAAGAAATTCTGCATTAAAGAAAATGAAGGAAGAAAATAATTTATAATTGAATTTCTTTTTTAGGAATTATTGAATTTATTAGTAAATCAAAATGTTCAGAAGCTTGAATAATACAGCCTCTACAAGAATCTATAATTATCTCGTCTCCTTCTTCGTTTTTATTGAATGTTACAAGTAAAGAATCATCAAAAATTATAAATCTTGATTGTATATCTTTAACCAGCTTAATTTTTGCATTTATATCTATATTTTGAGAAGTAATGAATGTTAAATCTCCCTTATATTGTTTAATCATTCTTACTAACCATTCTGGTGGTTTATCATAAACTATCTTTACTTTTCTGCTTTTTTCCATAAATTCCTTTATTATCTTAATTATTGTTCTTTTACCAGCAACATGGAGACTACGCTCTGTGTCTCCTTTCCTCTCTTTACTCCAGAACGAAATTATCTTAGAAATAGAATTATCAAATCTTGACATTATTTTGTCTTTATATGTTTTTAAAGCTATAGAAGGATCAATAATTTTTACTCTCTTAGGTTTTCCTTCTATAATTTTTATTAATCCTTTGTTCTCAAGTGATCTTGTAACTTCGTAAATTTTTTGATAAGGTACCTCGGATTTTTCTGATAGCTCCCTCATAGTAGCGCTGCACAACTGTAATAAAGACAGATATACTTTACTTTCATATAAAGATAGCCCTATGTCTTCTAAATTAGATCTCAATTCACTACTCATAGTGAATAATTGATTTTTATATTTTTAAACATATCTTTATTATGAATAGGCAATTTATTTTGTTTACCATTTTAGTCTTTTTTACAGGATTATATTTAGGAACATTAAGAATTGTCATCCCAGTAATAGAAAGACATTTAGATATTGCTGTAACTTTGTCTATATTTTTGCCACTGGTAATCTTTGGTTTTACTAAAGGAGGATTTAATTATTTAGCAGGTAAACTTTCTGATGACTTAGGTAGAAAATTGGTACTTATAATAGGTTGGATAGCAGCTTTATCTTCAATAATATTATTCTTTTATGTTAATATATATTCAATTATAATCATTACTGTGTTTTTAGCTATAAATCAAGCATTAACTTGGACAACAACAGTAACTTCGCAAATAGATATTAGTGGGAAAAGTAGAGCTGGATTAGCGTCTGGAATTAATGAAATGTCTGGATATTTCGGTGTTGCAGTAGGTAACCTTTTTGCCACTTATATTTTTCGTCTTAGTTACGTTTTTATTTTCACAGTTGCGATAGTAGCCCTTATTTCGTCAATCTTAGCAATAGATACAAAAAAATTATTAAAAGATACAATAATAGGAAAAACAAAAATCAATTATTCGTCTATAACGAAAACAAGTATAGCCGGATTACTAGAAAAATTTGTAGACTCGTCATTTTTCATATTAATACCAACATATTTACTACTGCTGCATTATAGTTTATTTTTAATAGGAGTTATAGTAGCAAGTTATACATTGACATGGGCGGTATTACAACCATTATTCGGGTATATAGCTGATATTTCTAACCAGAGAAGACTAATTATTACAATAGGTTTCTTTCTTATGTTCTTAGGCTTCTTTCACTACACTGTTTATCCTTTAGTATTTTCTATAATGGAAGGAATTGGAATGAGCATGATATACCCTAATCTAATAGCTTTGGTAAATGATGAAATACATGAATCAGTTAGAGGTAAAGCATTAGGGTACTATAGACTATACCGTGATAGTGGATACGGAGTTGCAGGCTTAATTTTGCCATTGCTTTACTCATTTTTTGGATTTAACTATGCACTATTAATTGTAGGTACATTTCAACTTATCTCCATATTTCTTATAATAGACGTTAACGTTTTCAAACATGTTACTAAGAATATGTAAATATAATTAACTATATATAGTTAATTAAGTTTATAAGTATTCATTTTATAGTAATTAACATGCCAGAACACCCTAAAAAAGAGCATTCAGAACATCCAACAAGAGAACACCCAGGTAAAGGTGTAAGTTTAGATAATATCGCTAAAACAGTTGAGGATTTCGTTAAAACGGATTCCCAACTAAAAGGAGGTCATTTTTCTATTTATGATCCAGTTTCGAATAAACCGTTAGCATTAGATCTGGAGAAAGTGCACAAAGATAGACTATCTAAAATTACAGAAAACGAATATTTTGTGTGTGCAGATTTTAAGTCTACTGAAGGAAAAATGTATGATCTAGACTTCTTTGTCAAAGAAGATAAAGGTAATCTAAAGGTGACTGAAATTTCTATACATAAGGAAGAGGGAAAACCAAGATATAATTGGGTAGAAGAAGGAGGTATATGGAAGAAAATTCCTACATAATTTTTTAAATCATTCCTTCTAGGTTTATTTTTATATTACGTTCAAATTCTGTTGACTTTTCTAAATTCATTTGATTTATTTGTTTTATAAATTCTTCCTTATTGTCAATCTTAAATAATTTATTAAATCTTTTTTCAAATCCTATAGTAGAGCTAGGTTTTCCGCTAATTCCTAGTCCACATACTGAACCAGATGTATGCGATGGATAAATTTCTACATAATCTGGGAACTTCTTAATTTTCTGAAG
This genomic window contains:
- a CDS encoding NAD(P)-binding protein, producing the protein MKLLEPFSIKDIKLKNRIVMSPMITNLATPEGYPTEEHIRYFIRRSSAGLLITEYTYVNNLDSRGSPNEMGLYSDELIPKFARLTEAVHNNDSRIFVQLVHAGRKTRKLLIWGNSPIAPSNVPLIDPVREMNEDDINRVIDDFVKASERAEKSGFDGIELHGAHGYLIAQFLSPATNKREDKYKDGVLFLEEILKEVRRVVSIPVGMRISVTEFDPNGLNPELVAKIVKRVEPLLDYVHLSAGRDGPLGGSSSFYYKKPSYIDEARIVRKEVRIPLFLVGSVTSVEDAEKVLEVADVVVLARQILADPDWPIKIGNNRPIRPCIRCNQLCRLLSVREVRCDVNPELGWEILPPMEKGEGEVKVVGGGLMGMEIARVLSLRGFEVTLYEKNDRLGGQINEIKDPYKKNEFSKLVEYYEKELMRLGVKIMLNSESKDGIIAIPKERQPIFRNYEKKKILVNSNLYAYQDYVFEWIKNNEVYVTQNVFKGLDRNRGYLLEEKYRELGVKIVKEPIKADIVIDDIRVSQPSIGASIARGYWIARNFSNV
- a CDS encoding bifunctional 2-dehydro-3-deoxy-phosphogluconate/2-dehydro-3-deoxy-6-phosphogalactonate aldolase — encoded protein: MEIITPILTPFKNNGDIDKEALKTHVNNLITKGIDLIFLNGSTGLGPALSKDEKLSTLKTIYDITGKIIFQVGGLNINDVIELLKASKEFDIVGVASYSPFYFPRIPEKMLIKYFKTIEEYSPHPIYIYNYPLATGYDISAKTLEKFMDSKFVGIKDTNQDLSHSLEYKSLKNFKVYNGSDSLIYYSLLSLDGSVTAASNYLPEIVVKMKNLIQNGKLNEALELQKLIISILEISRKYGQLSSNYILVREFQGYNVGIPRGPIFPLEDEDVKALIQEINPLKDKIRKFSS
- the kdgK gene encoding bifunctional 2-dehydro-3-deoxygluconokinase/2-dehydro-3-deoxygalactonokinase; the encoded protein is MAKMITLCEILIEFNALTSGPLRHVTYFEKHIAGSEANYCVAFTKQGNECGIIARLGEDEFGYNAMEWLRGKGVDVSHIKFDPAPTGIFFIQRHYPVPHKSNFIYYRKGSAGSKLSPEDVDENYIRSADLVHSSGITLAISDSAKNAVIKAFNNAKVRSLDTNIRLKLWSAEQAREIIMGVLKEYPLKFLITDIEDSRILVRESDPDAAVSKLSNYAEIVIMKLGPKGSTVYYEGKKYHSPGYQVPVEDVTGAGDALGGTFLSLYYKGFSIEKALDYAVVASTLSVMVRGDHENIPSTSDIESFLEEMKR
- the gapN gene encoding NADP-dependent glyceraldehyde-3-phosphate dehydrogenase, whose translation is MVSLNELSEEFKSIYVIDNDGIPLFKTYLLGEWVDAKDVQYLKSPIDLSVYAKVPKLNHEMIDSTLSVMYKVGKWEIRDIPGEKRLKIYHKIADLLDKYRDDFINVLMIGNGKTKAQANGEINASIERLIRADLDVRKLYGEYVPGDWSTESLESEAIVRREPLGIVLGITPFNYPLFDVINKFVYSTVAGNAFILKPASSTPLPAIMLAKLAEIAEFPKRALSIITIQGNEMDKIISDKRINVITFTGSSESGEQVIKSGGLKQYIMELGGGDPAIVLGDADPKIAAQRIASGITSYSGQRCDSIKFIFAEASIYEQLKNYLIEELKKIKVGDPRESNTAMGPIIDPNTVQEFEYAVKDAVNKGATILYGGNILGPTYIEPTLLEVDKKVLKELYLFRKEVFLSIATLTKVDNIDEAIELNTERRYGLDAAIFGNDIFKIRKALRRLEVGAIYINDYPKHGIGYFPFGGRKDSGTGREGIGYTIEYVTSYKTLVYNYKGKGIWEYI
- a CDS encoding PaaI family thioesterase, yielding MDIQRLLEDNDKVYKYIGIKLLEQKEGYVKLQIPYKEELCRRGGVLNGGIIMTAMDFAGGLATLTVNDGIDQVTQELKTNFLEPMYKGPFTVEANIIRKGRTAVVVEIKFKDNEGKIGAIGLGTWYIIRDRLITTK
- a CDS encoding acyl--CoA ligase family protein; its protein translation is MSNMNPNYPGIDKSRSWYSPLTPLLFLDRTSYFKNKTAIVYRDKRYTYEKFKENVLMQANAFKAEGLSNEDKVAFISRNRPQFLESFFSVPLAGGILVPINFRLSPKEISYIVNHSESNFLIVDELFLDQLVSVKDEIKAKIILLEDELSPSTENARKIVWKTFSEFIKSGTTQPIQIQVKDEYSMITLYYTSGTTGLPKGVMHHHRGAYLNALTEALEHQMGINSTYLWTLPMFHAAGWGFPWATVAVGATNVCLDKVDPEVMYRLIKEEKVTHMCGAPTVYITLIDYMKRNKLRFDNMVHMIVAGAAPAPATLRAVQELGGYMAHVYGLTETYGPHSICEWLEEWNNLSIEEQAKLKARQGIPYVGFEMNVFDENGNPVPWDGKTIGEVVMRGNNVALGYYKNEEKTAESFRDGWFHSGDAAIVDPDGYIQIVDRFKDLINTGGEKVSSILVEKTLMEIPGVKAVAVYGTPDPKWGEAVTARIELKEGVSLTADEVIKFCKERLAHFECPKIVEFGSIPMTATGKVQKYVLRNSALKKMKEENNL
- a CDS encoding TrmB family transcriptional regulator, which translates into the protein MSSELRSNLEDIGLSLYESKVYLSLLQLCSATMRELSEKSEVPYQKIYEVTRSLENKGLIKIIEGKPKRVKIIDPSIALKTYKDKIMSRFDNSISKIISFWSKERKGDTERSLHVAGKRTIIKIIKEFMEKSRKVKIVYDKPPEWLVRMIKQYKGDLTFITSQNIDINAKIKLVKDIQSRFIIFDDSLLVTFNKNEEGDEIIIDSCRGCIIQASEHFDLLINSIIPKKEIQL
- a CDS encoding MFS transporter — protein: MNRQFILFTILVFFTGLYLGTLRIVIPVIERHLDIAVTLSIFLPLVIFGFTKGGFNYLAGKLSDDLGRKLVLIIGWIAALSSIILFFYVNIYSIIIITVFLAINQALTWTTTVTSQIDISGKSRAGLASGINEMSGYFGVAVGNLFATYIFRLSYVFIFTVAIVALISSILAIDTKKLLKDTIIGKTKINYSSITKTSIAGLLEKFVDSSFFILIPTYLLLLHYSLFLIGVIVASYTLTWAVLQPLFGYIADISNQRRLIITIGFFLMFLGFFHYTVYPLVFSIMEGIGMSMIYPNLIALVNDEIHESVRGKALGYYRLYRDSGYGVAGLILPLLYSFFGFNYALLIVGTFQLISIFLIIDVNVFKHVTKNM